Proteins from one Ipomoea triloba cultivar NCNSP0323 chromosome 1, ASM357664v1 genomic window:
- the LOC115996280 gene encoding myb family transcription factor EFM-like yields MGSIPSELSLDCRPVFVPRTITQFLAEISLIGSLSDRVLMIDDYVARFEDEMRKIDAFKRELPLCMLLVNDAIVALKEESVQCRKSKVEPVLEEFIPLKKSCDGGEDGGDRVEIIRKDKDSREKMNWMSSAQLWHGENHCPSSEFTNKKPRTEANLRMTTEEAENSSITNDLLVSCKTRNIGKAFMPFKRYSGFPTAVVMKEDKELPGIPGLSLGTPGFKNPREDMIIGCLNTKACGSIAVSSASSSSVHSIPTGAQPQQQQTSRKQRRCWSPELHKRFVNALQQLGGAQVATPKQIRELMQVDGLTNDEVKSHLQKYRLHTRRLPGSQATSANQSVVLGNLFMPQDQSHESSKQSSSQSGSPQDPLHHQDDSMEEEADE; encoded by the exons ATGGGTTCGATTCCATCTGAACTCAGCTTGGATTGTAGGCCCGTTTTCGTTCCCAGAACGATCACTCAGTTTCTCGCTGAAATCTCCCTGATCGGGAGCTTATCCGACAGAGTGTTGATGATCGACGATTATGTCGCCAGGTTTGAGGACGAAATGCGGAAGATCGATGCCTTCAAACGCGAGCTCCCGCTTTGCATGCTCCTTGTTAATGATG CAATTGTAGCTTTGAAAGAGGAATCAGTGCAGTGTAGGAAATCAAAGGTGGAACCAGTATTAGAAGAATTTATCCCACTGAAGAAGAGTTGTGATGGTGGAGAAGATGGTGGTGATAGGGTTGAGATTATTAGGAAAGATAAGGACAGTAGAGAAAAGATGAATTGGATGAGCTCAGCTCAGCTCTGGCATGGTGAAAATCATTGCCCTAGTTCAGAATTCACCAATAAGAAACCCCGCACAGAAGCTAACCTCAGAATG ACGACTGAGGAAGCTGAGAATAGCTCGATAACCAACGACCTACTCGTGTCTTGTAAAACGAGGAATATAGGGAAGGCGTTTATGCCTTTCAAGAGGTATTCTGGTTTTCCAACTGCAGTTGTGATGAAGGAAGATAAGGAATTACCAGGAATACCGGGGCTGTCACTTGGTACTCCTGGATTTAAGAACCCCAGGGAAGATATGATAATCGGTTGCTTGAATACAAAAGCTTGTGGTAGCATAGCTGTATCTTCCGCTTCATCGAGTAGTGTACACAGTATACCGACTGGAGCACAGCCTCAACAGCAGCAAACTAGTCGGAAACAAAGAAGATGCTGGTCACCAGAGTTGCATAAGCGATTTGTTAATGCCCTGCAACAACTTGGGGGTGCACAAG TTGCAACTCCGAAGCAGATTAGAGAGCTTATGCAAGTTGATGGTCTGACCAACGATGAAGTGAAGAGTCATTTGCAA AAATATAGGCTCCACACTCGAAGACTTCCGGGCTCACAAGCCACCTCTGCAAATCAATCTGTTGTATTAGGCAACTTATTTATGCCCCAAGACCAGTCTCATGAATCCTCAAAACAGAGTAGTTCCCAGTCTGGTTCTCCTCAGGATCCCCTCCACCACCAAGATGATAGCATGGAAGAAGAAGCTGACGAATAA
- the LOC116011849 gene encoding uncharacterized protein LOC116011849 yields MHVRSQWGKFLGFMVTRNGIEPNTEKVKTILDMEPPRSIKEVQRLNGRLAALGRFLSKSAERSLPFFQILKKNKGFEWTPECQSAFDDLKKYLLPPPLLAKPEAGETLLLYLGISQGAISSVLVKEEGGTQRPIYYVSKALHDAELRYTAVEKTVFAAVTASKRLAHYFQAHPIHVLSHQPLGSFLRNTNSARMARWVMHLSQFDIEFKPRPAIKGQALADFIVECTAREVTEQVENEDGGWWTLSTDGSSNSKGCGGGVVLITPEGFRAYYAIRFHFKLSNNEAEYEALLNGLRLAAGLRAEKVRIRCDSKLVVGQVTGEYEANEGNMQRYRDAVLRTLREFEGYEIHQVPREQNADADMLSKLSTGIPGHIRKIARVEDLETSSIDISWVCPVQSREPCWIDHITKYKKDGTLPVDEQDAKLTRLRAPSYVILEDKLYKRSYNGTLLKCVYPDEAELIMREVHEGVCSAHQGAYTIARRIMLQGFFWPKMLKDCAEYAKRCPKCQEFQTLPGRPATNYTPVSTAIPFSRWGIDLVGALPTGSGSRKYIIVAIDYFTKWVEAEPLASITAARCKKFVEKNILCRFGIPIQVITDNRRQFEGREFSDFLTGWGIKHSRVAVSYPQANGQVENANRTILDGLKRKLEAAGGAWVEELDSILWTYRTTPRRATGETPFALSYGFEARAPAEVMIPNRRMEEYEAEQNEIQQGTDLNFIDERREVAFCRMENYNRQLKSYHDAKAKPRYFQVADYVLRRREASQPLEGGKFAKKWEGPYIIDEVIRPGTYKLTTVGGRLIDRIWNSEHLTKFYH; encoded by the coding sequence ATGCACGTTCGCAGTCAATGGGGCAAGTTTCTGGGATTTATGGTTACTAGAAATGGGATAGAACCAAACACAGAAAAGGTAAAAACCATTCTGGACATGGAACCCCCGCGGTCCATCAAAGAAGTCCAAAGACTCAATGGTCGCTTAGCGGCTTTGGGTCGATTTCTATCTAAATCGGCCGAACGATCCCTTCCCTTCTTCCAGATACTAAAGAAGAATAAGGGGTTTGAATGGACCCCAGAGTGTCAGTCGGCCTTCGATgacttgaaaaaatatttgcTACCCCCGCCACTGCTTGCAAAACCAGAGGCGGGTGAAACCTTACTCTTATACCTGGGTATATCACAGGGTGCGATCAGCTCCGTGTTGGTCAAAGAGGAAGGAGGGACTCAGCGTCCCATTTACTATGTGAGCAAGGCTTTACATGACGCAGAACTACGGTACACTGCCGTGGAGAAAACAGTGTTTGCTGCGGTCACCGCCTCTAAAAGGTTGGCCCATTACTTCCAAGCTCATCCCATCCATGTACTCTCACATCAACCATTAGGGAGTTTCTTACGAAACACTAACTCTGCTAGGATGGCCAGATGGGTCATGCACCTCAGCCAGTTCGAcattgaattcaaaccaaggccCGCCATCAAAGGTCAAGCCCTTGCAGACTTCATAGTGGAATGCACAGCCCGCGAGGTGACGGAGCAggtggaaaatgaagatggGGGATGGTGGACCTTGTCTACGGATGGCTCATCCAACAGTAAAGGTTGCGGTGGTGGAGTAGTGCTCATCACTCCGGAAGGATTCCGCGCTTACTATGCAATCAGGTTCCACTTCAAGTTATCTAACAATGAGGCAGAGTATGAGGCCCTCCTCAACGGACTGCGGTTAGCAGCAGGACTACGAGCAGAAAAAGTTCGCATCCGGTGTGATTCCAAGTTAGTGGTCGGCCAGGTGACGGGGGAGTACGAAGCCAATGAAGGGAACATGCAAAGATACAGGGACGCAGTGCTGCGAACCTTGCGAGAATTCGAGGGGTATGAAATTCACCAAGTACCTCGAGAACAGAATGCTGACGCTGATATGCTCTCCAAGCTGAGCACTGGGATCCCTGGTCACATTCGCAAGATTGCTCGGGTTGAGGATTTGGAGACATCCAGCATCGATATCTCATGGGTCTGCCCCGTGCAATCCAGAGAGCCATGTTGGATTGACCACATCACAAAGTACAAGAAGGATGGCACTTTACCAGTGGACGAGCAAGATGCAAAGCTAACAAGGTTGCGGGCACCCAGCTACGTGATATTGGAAGACAAGTTATACAAGCGATCCTATAATGGCACACTCTTGAAGTGTGTATACCCTGACGAAGCAGAATTAATTATGAGAGAAGTCCACGAAGGAGTATGCTCCGCGCATCAAGGAGCATACACCATAGCTCGACGCATCATGCTGCAAGGTTTCTTCTGGCCAAAGATGTTGAAGGATTGCGCAGAATACGCCAAGCGATGCCCTAAGTGTCAAGAATTCCAGACATTGCCAGGACGACCCGCGACCAACTACACTCCGGTGAGCACAGCAATTCCATTCTCAAGATGGGGAATAGATTTGGTGGGAGCCCTGCCCACGGGCTCGGGAAGCCGGAAGTACATTATCGTGGCCATTGACTACTTCACCAAATGGGTGGAAGCTGAACCTCTGGCTAGCATCACAGCAGCCAGGTgtaaaaagtttgtagagaagAACATACTATGCCGCTTCGGCATCCCCATCCAAGTAATCACTGACAACAGACGTCAATTCGAAGGCAGAGAGTTCTCAGACTTTTTGACGGGATGGGGCATCAAGCACAGCCGGGTGGCGGTGTCATACCCACAGGCGAATGGTCAAGTAGAGAATGCCaatagaaccatccttgatggtCTGAAGAGGAAATTGGAAGCAGCTGGGGGGGCATGGGTTGAGGAACTGGACAGCATCCTTTGGACCTATCGCACAACCCCAAGGAGGGCTACTGGTGAAACTCCTTTCGCATTGAGTTACGGGTTCGAAGCTCGAGCTCCAGCAGAGGTGATGATACCAAATAGAAGGATGGAAGAGTACGAGGCAGAGCAAAATGAGATCCAACAGGGAACCGATCTCAATTTCATAGATGAAAGGCGAGAAGTTGCGTTCTGTAGGATGGAAAACTACAACAGGCAGTTGAAGTCCTATCATGACGCCAAAGCTAAACCCAGGTACTTTCAAGTAGctgattatgttttgagaagaAGAGAAGCCAGTCAACCCTTGGAAGGAGGCAAGTTCGCGAAAAAATGGGAGGGTCCGTACATCATTGACGAAGTGATTCGCCCAGGAACTTACAAGTTGACGACAGTAGGTGGCAGGTTGATTGATAGGATATGGAATTCAGAAcacttaacaaaattttatcattaG